A portion of the Acidobacteriaceae bacterium genome contains these proteins:
- the galU gene encoding UTP--glucose-1-phosphate uridylyltransferase GalU, producing the protein MSIKVRKAVFPAAGMGTRFLPATKAMPKEMLPLVDKPLIQYGVEEAVAAGCTEIIFVTSRGKSIMEDHFDKNAELEASLEAKQKTALLEIARSVSKLAKIITVRQIDPLGLGHAVLQAKEIVGNEPFAVILPDDIVDSKAGCMKQMVEAFEQTQASILGSEVVEGDAISAYGCLDCTPDARDPRLLAVKDMVEKPKPGTQPSQNAIIGRYVLTPRIFEMLETITPGAGGELQLTDGIKALLQHEKVYGFSYEGKRHDAGDKLGFLKATVEFALKREDLGPKLREWLREQTF; encoded by the coding sequence ATGTCGATCAAGGTTCGCAAAGCCGTCTTCCCAGCCGCAGGTATGGGCACGCGCTTCCTTCCCGCCACCAAGGCGATGCCGAAGGAGATGCTCCCGCTCGTCGATAAACCTCTGATCCAGTACGGCGTGGAAGAAGCTGTCGCCGCTGGCTGCACGGAGATCATCTTTGTCACGAGCCGTGGCAAGTCGATCATGGAAGACCACTTCGATAAGAACGCGGAGCTGGAAGCGTCGCTGGAAGCCAAGCAAAAGACGGCGCTGCTGGAGATCGCGCGCTCGGTGAGCAAGCTGGCAAAGATCATCACGGTTCGTCAGATCGATCCGCTGGGTCTGGGCCATGCGGTGCTGCAGGCGAAAGAGATCGTTGGCAATGAGCCGTTCGCGGTGATTCTGCCGGACGATATTGTGGACTCCAAGGCTGGCTGCATGAAGCAGATGGTCGAAGCGTTTGAACAGACGCAGGCTTCGATCCTGGGTTCGGAAGTTGTCGAAGGCGATGCGATTTCGGCGTATGGCTGCCTGGACTGCACCCCCGATGCGCGCGATCCGCGCCTGCTGGCCGTGAAGGACATGGTGGAGAAGCCGAAGCCCGGTACGCAGCCCTCGCAGAACGCGATCATCGGCCGCTATGTGCTGACGCCGCGCATCTTCGAGATGCTCGAGACAATTACGCCCGGAGCGGGTGGCGAGCTGCAACTCACGGACGGCATCAAGGCGCTGCTGCAGCATGAAAAGGTCTACGGCTTCAGCTACGAAGGCAAGCGGCATGACGCGGGCGATAAACTCGGCTTCCTGAAGGCGACGGTAGAGTTTGCGCTGAAGCGTGAGGACCTTGGCCCGAAGCTGCGCGAGTGGCTCAGGGAACAGACGTTCTAA